ATCCACGCGCTGGCCGAATTCGAGCACGCCGCCGATCAGTGCACGGTCACCGAAACGCAAATCTCCGCAGCACTTTTCGGTGACCGCCCGACGGTGTACGGGCACGTGGCGGAGGTGGACGGCGAGGTCGCGGCGATGGCGTTGTGGTTCGTCAACTTCTCCACCTGGGACGGCGTGGCGGGCATTTATCTGGAAGACCTGTTCGTGCGCCCGGGATTTCGCCGGCGTGGACTGGGCCGGGCGCTGCTGGCGGCGCTGGCCGGCGAATGCCTGCAGCGGGGCTACACCCGGCTGTCCTGGGCGGTGCTGAACTGGAACGCCGACGCCATCACGCTCTACGACGGGATCGGCGGGCAACCGCAAAAGGAATGGACGACCTACCGGCTGTCGGGGCCGCCGTTGGCGGGTCTCGCGGAGTCACCCTGACTGCCGGCGGCCCAGCGCACCGCGGCGGGGCTGAACAGCAACCCCAACACGACCAGCGCGACAAATCCCGCCGGAATCCCGAAGCCGGGCTGGTGTGATCCGACCGCGAGGTACCACGCCACCGGCAGCAAGAGCAGCTGAGTGATCACCGCCAACCCGCGACCCCAGCGCCTGCCCAGCATCAGCGCGCGCCCCGCGGCGATCACCCCGGCGCCGACGAGGACGAACCAGCCGGCGGTCGCCAGACCGTTGGCCACGTGCTGGTCGGCCCCCGCGATCCCGCGCACCACCAGGACCACGGCCACGATCAGCGCGGCCACCCCCTCCAGCGCGACGATGACGCCGGCGCGGCGCACGGCGGTCGGGGCGGCTGGCGGCGTCACAGCGCCAGCGTAGTCAGGGTGGCCGCCCGCCCCCGGCGGTTCCCCCACAGCGTCGCCTTAACCGGCCCGCATAAGCTCGTGCTTCATGCGGGCCGTGCTGATCGTCAACCCCACAGCCACTTCCACCACGCCGGCCGGTCGCGATCTGCTGGCCCACGCGCTCAAAAGCCGGCTGCAGCTGTCCGTCGAACACACCAATCACCGCGGGCACGGCAGCGAACTCGCGCAGAAGGCCGTCGCCGACGGCGTCGACCTCGTGGTCGTGCACGGCGGTGACGGCACGGTGAGCGGGGTGGTCAACGGTCTGCTCGGCCGGCCCGGCACGCTTCCGACCGGCCCGGTGCCGGCGGTGGCCGTGGTGCCCGGCGGTTCGGCGAACGTGCTGGCGCGATCGCTGGGCATCTCCCCGGACCCGGTCGCGGCCACCAATCAGCTCATCCAGCTGCTCGACGACCACCAGCGGCACGGAACGTGGCGCCGCATCGGCCTGATCGACTGCGGCGAGCGGTGGGCCGTGTTCAACACCGGCATGGGCGTCGACGCCGAGGTGGTGGCCGCGGTGGAGGCCGAACGCAACAAGGGCGGCAAGGTCACCGCGTGGCGCTACATCCGCGCGTCGGTGCCGGCCGTGTGGGCCTATACCCGCCGCGAGCCGATGCTGACGCTCGAACTTCCCGGCCGCGAACCCATTACCGGGGTGAGCTTCGCGTTCGTGTCGAACTCCAGTCCGTGGACGTTCGCCAACGAGCGGCCGGTGTGGACCAACCCCGGCTGCAGCTTCGAGTCGGGGCTGGGGGTGTTCGCGCCGACCAACCTGAAGGCGATCCCGACCCTGCGGATCGTCCGGCAGATGTTCGCAAAACGGCCCACGTTCAACTTCAAGCACCTCGTCACCGAGGACGACCTGCCGTGCGTCCGAGTTACCTCGACCGGAGGCGCCGTGGCCTGCCAGTTCGACGGGGATTACCTCGGCGTGCGCGAAACCATGACGTTCAAGTCGGTGCCCGACGCGCTGGCGGTGGCGGCGCCTCCTCAGCAGAAACGCCGCTGACCAGCGGCGACGCGGAAGGTGTGGCGCACGCGACAAAAAGCTACACCGGAGGTGGCCCGTGAGTGTAGTACAACGGAGTAAGGGCTTGACTACGAGATGATCAAAGTGAGATAGCCCACGAGCGAACTCACACTATTGACATCTGTTGAGCCTGTGAAACGATCAAAAGGTTGCATGCAGGGATTTACGTAGGGGCGCGGCCCCTTTTCCTCTGCACGCGTTAACAGCCGAAGAAATTGGCCGTGCGCCTTGCTGCGCACTCAGTAAGGAGTAAAGACGTATGGATTGGCGCCACAAGGCGGTCTGTCGTG
The sequence above is drawn from the Mycobacterium marseillense genome and encodes:
- a CDS encoding GNAT family N-acetyltransferase; translation: MTPDIRRAAPRDAAVITEMIHALAEFEHAADQCTVTETQISAALFGDRPTVYGHVAEVDGEVAAMALWFVNFSTWDGVAGIYLEDLFVRPGFRRRGLGRALLAALAGECLQRGYTRLSWAVLNWNADAITLYDGIGGQPQKEWTTYRLSGPPLAGLAESP
- a CDS encoding diacylglycerol/lipid kinase family protein, with the protein product MRAVLIVNPTATSTTPAGRDLLAHALKSRLQLSVEHTNHRGHGSELAQKAVADGVDLVVVHGGDGTVSGVVNGLLGRPGTLPTGPVPAVAVVPGGSANVLARSLGISPDPVAATNQLIQLLDDHQRHGTWRRIGLIDCGERWAVFNTGMGVDAEVVAAVEAERNKGGKVTAWRYIRASVPAVWAYTRREPMLTLELPGREPITGVSFAFVSNSSPWTFANERPVWTNPGCSFESGLGVFAPTNLKAIPTLRIVRQMFAKRPTFNFKHLVTEDDLPCVRVTSTGGAVACQFDGDYLGVRETMTFKSVPDALAVAAPPQQKRR